A window of the Juglans microcarpa x Juglans regia isolate MS1-56 chromosome 5D, Jm3101_v1.0, whole genome shotgun sequence genome harbors these coding sequences:
- the LOC121266355 gene encoding LOW QUALITY PROTEIN: vesicle-fusing ATPase (The sequence of the model RefSeq protein was modified relative to this genomic sequence to represent the inferred CDS: inserted 1 base in 1 codon) translates to MRFASSSSSANMIVTSTPASDLALTNFAYCSHSDLHGFAVPGKKLYLASVGDLFVLSVAGHESIRNGHIALNAIQRRHAKVSAGDTISVSRFIPPDGFDLALLTLELEFVKKGTKNEQIDAVLLSNQLRNRFIDQVMTTGQRVSFEYHGNNYIFTVNQAAVXGQQNSNSLERGMIASDTHFVFETSNASGIKIVNQREAASSNIFRQKEFNLQSLGIGGLSAEFADIFRRAFASRVFPPHVTTKLGIKHVKGMLLYGPPGTGKTLMARQIGTMLNGREPKIVNGPEVLSKFVGETEKNVRDLFADAENDQRTHGDQSELHVIIFDEIDAICKSRGSTRDGTGVHDSIVNQLLTKIDGVESLNNVLLIGMTNRKDLLDEALLRPGRLEVQIEISLPDENGRLQILQIHTNKMKENSFLAPDVNLEELAARTKNYSGAELEGVVKSAVSYALNRQLSLDDLTKPVDEESIKVTMDDFLNALHEIIPAFGASTDDLERCRLNGMVDCGDRNKHIYQRAMLLVEQVKVSKGSPLVTCLLEGPSGSGKSALAATVGIDSDFPYVKIVSAEAMIGLHESTKCAQIVKVFEDAYKSPLSIIILDDIERLLEYVAIGPRFSNIISQTLLVLLKRLPPKGKKLLVIGTTSEVGFLDSVGICDAFSITYHVPILKTDDAKKVLEQLNVFAGEDIDAAAEALNDMPIKKLYMLIEMAAQGELGGSSEAIFSGREKIKISHFYDCLQDIVRY, encoded by the exons ATGCGGTTcgcttcgtcttcttcttcggCGAACATGATCGTGACCAGCACTCCTGCTTCGGACCTCGCACTCACTAACTTCGCCTACTGCTCCCACTCCGATCTTCACGGCTTTGCCGTCCCTGGCAAGAAGCTCTACCTCGCTTCCGTTGGAGATTTATTCGTTCTCTCCGTTGC CGGTCACGAAAGCATACGCAATGGTCATATTGCCCTAAATGCGATTCAGCGTCGGCATGCTAAAGTTTCTGCTGGCGATACGATATCTGTTAGCAG GTTTATCCCACCTGATGGTTTCGATCTGGCATTGCTGACACTTGAGTTGGAGTTTGTGAAAAAGGGAACTAAAAATGAACAG aTTGATGCTGTTCTCCTCAGTAACCAACTAAGAAACAGGTTTATAGACCAG GTTATGACAACAGGGCAAAGAGTATCGTTTGAGTATCATGGCAATAATTACATTTTCACTGTAAATCAAGCTGCTG GGGGGCAACAAAACTCTAATTCTCTTGAAAGAGGGATGATTGCAAGTGATACACACTTTGTCTTTGAAACGTCAAATGCGAGTGGAATAAAG ATTGTCAATCAGCGTGAAGCTGCGAGTAGCAACATTTTCAGGCAAAAGGAATTTAATCTTCAATCACTCGGTATAGGTGGTCTAAGTGCAGAGTTTGCAGATATATTTCGAAGAGCCTTTGCTTCTCGCGTTTTCCCTCCCCATGTGACAACTAA ACTGGGGATTAAGCACGTGAAGGGCATGCTGCTTTATGGGCCTCCTGGTACTGGCAAAACACTTATGGCTCGTCAAATTGGGACAATGTTGAATGGGAGAGAGCCAAAG ATCGTTAATGGCCCTGAAGTTTTAAGCAAATTCGTTGGTGAAACTGAAAAGAATGTTAGGGATCTTTTTGCTGATGCAGAAAACGACCAAAGAACTCATG gGGATCAAAGTGAGCTGCATGTCATAATTTTTGACGAAATCGATGCCATTTGTAAG TCAAGAGGATCAACCAGAGATGGTACAGGAGTTCACGACAGTATTGTAAACCAGCTTCTTACGAAG ATAGATGGTGTGGAGTCTCTAAATAATGTTTTGCTTATTGGAATGACCAATAGAAAGGATTTGCTTGATGAAGCCCTTttgag ACCAGGACGCTTGGAGGTTCAAATTGAGATAAGTCTTCCCGATGAAAATGGTCGTTTACAGATTCTTCAAATTCACACAAACAAGATGAAAGAGAATTCTTTTCTTGCTCCTGATGTGAACCTTGAAGAGCTTG CTGCTCGTACAAAAAACTATAGTGGTGCCGAACTCGAAGGTGTTGTAAAAAGTGCAGTATCTTATGCTTTGAATAGACAACTAAGCCTAGATGATCTTACTAAGCCAGTGGATGAAGAGAGTATTAAAGTTACTATGGATGATTTTCTGAATGCACTCCATGAAATAATTCCTGCATTTGGAGCCTCTACTGACGACCTTGAACGGTGCAG ACTTAATGGCATGGTGGATTGTGGTGATCGAAATAAGCACATTTATCAAAGAGCTATGCTGCTTGTAGAGCAAGTTAAAGTGAGTAAAGGAAGTCCGCTCGTTACTTGTCTTCTGGAAGGCCCAAGTGGCAG CGGTAAAAGTGCACTAGCAGCTACTGTTGGCATTGACAGTGATTTTCCATATGTTAAGATA GTCTCAGCAGAAGCAATGATTGGCCTTCATGAAAGCACTAAATGTGCACAGATTGTCAAG GTATTTGAGGATGCATACAAGTCACCACTGAGCATCATTATTCTTGATGACATTGAAAG GTTACTGGAGTATGTTGCCATTGGGCCTCGTTTTTCGAACATTATTTCTCAGACATTATTGGTCCTTCTCAAGCGACTTCCTCCAAAG GGGAAAAAACTTCTGGTTATAGGGACGACGAGTGAAGTGGGCTTCTTAGATTCAGTTGGTATTTGCGATGCTTTCTCTATCACTTACCATGTTCCTATATTGAAGACAGACGATGCAAAGAAG GTGCTAGAACAGCTGAATGTTTTTGCTGGTGAAGACATTGATGCAGCTGCAGAGGCGCTGAATGAT ATGCCTATCAAGAAGCTCTATATGTTGATTGAGATGGCAGCACAGGGCGAGCTCGGTGGATCTTCAGAGGCAATATTCTCTGGTAGAGAGAAGATTAAGATCTCTCACTTCTATGATTGCCTTCAGGATATTGTCCGATACTAG
- the LOC121266352 gene encoding probable ubiquitin-conjugating enzyme E2 24, translating into MMDVFLSDSDWESSSESSSSEDQEETECIYGGQARSILSSLEESIEKIDEFLSFERGFVHGDLVCCVTDRSGQMGRVIGIDMLVDLESVQGKTIKYVNSKKLLKIRSITVGDYVVCGPWLGRVDKVVDKVTVVFDDGAKCVVTATDQEKLLPIYPDVLEDSQYPYYPGQRVRVRLSNVSKSASWLCGSWRRNQDEGTVCAVEAGLVYVNWLASAPVGCDLSLPAPPCLQDSKNLNLLSCFSYANWQLGDWCVLPSLGGEGTMELDFLNVSTGQPIKENKNLARGFKRRNSNLDEVFVIVKTKTKVDVVWQDGSRSFGLDSQNLLPATVINAYEFFPEQFVLEKGTCDSPLMSISHRWGVVQSVDAKEQTVKVQWKTDSVSEASNLDGNRLEEILSAYELAEHPEFSYSFGDIVFRLVKNQFGDSADSDHATSETGMGVESVLEGKNCSKDQNQYPNESYLSYIGNVTGFKDGVVEVRWATGLVTKVAPYEIFRNDKYEGSTATNVLYEENVEESNQEIVEHNKWSYNHKGKDLLDSDGAGENYKKHSWEFGSFPLPQAAIGFFINIATGLFGSIGSTSDSRPVVTGLITEGGNESKILHEQEVLETCELLQTFRKTSSDLEVEESLDAEAVRFSTTSENSDQFRQFDMVGDCSDHHFLGADKRLALSQVKRVWLKKVQQEWSILEKDLPETIYVRVFDGRMDLLRAAIVGAPGTPYHDGLFFFDIFLPTEYPYEPPLVHYNSGGLRVNPNLYESGKVCLSLLNTWTGTGSEVWSPGRSTILQVLLSLQALVLNEKPYFNEAGYDKQIGRAEGEKNSVSYNENAFLVTCKSMLYLLRKPPKHFEALVEEHFRRCAESILMACKAYMEGAPVGYAFGCGKAEVENIKGSSKGFKIMVAKLVPKLVEAFSDKGMDYSHFFEPEK; encoded by the exons ATGATGGATGTGTTCCTTAGTGACTCTGATTGGGAGAGTTCTAGTGAAAGCAGTAGTAGTGAGGATCAGGAGGAAACAGAATGCATATATGGCGGGCAGGCCAGGAGCATCTTGTCAAGCCTTGAGGAAAGCATCGAGAAAATTGATGAGTTTCTCTCATTTGAGAGAGGATTTGTACACGGGGATTTAGTGTGCTGTGTAACAGACCGATCTGGACAGATGGGTAGAGTGATCGGCATTGATATGTTGGTGGATTTGGAGAGTGTTCaaggaaaaacaataaaatatgtcAATTCCAAGAAACTTCTGAAGATCCGCTCCATTACAGTTGGGGATTATGTGGTTTGTGGGCCTTGGCTTGGAAGGGTGGATAAAGTAGTTGATAAAGTCACTGTTGTCTTTGATGATGGAGCAAAGTGTGTAGTCACTGCCACAGATCAAGAGAAGCTCTTGCCAATTTATCCTGATGTATTGGAAGACTCACAGTACCCATATTACCCAGGACAGAGAGTGCGGGTTAGGCTCTCAAACGTTTCTAAATCAGCTAGCTGGTTATGTGGTTCTTGGAGGCGAAATCAAGATGAAGGGACTGTTTGTGCTGTGGAAGCAGGTTTGGTTTATGTGAATTGGCTTGCATCTGCTCCTGTGGGTTGTGATTTGAGTTTGCCTGCTCCACCATGTTTGCAGGATTCAAAAAACTTGAATCTGTTGTCATGTTTTTCATATGCAAATTGGCAACTAGGTGACTGGTGTGTACTTCCAAGTCTTGGCGGTGAGGGTACAATGGAGCTGGATTTTCTTAATGTGTCTACTGGTCAGCCaatcaaagaaaataagaacTTGGCAAGAGGATTTAAGAGAAGAAACTCAAACTTAGATGAAGTCTTCGTAATTGTGAAGACAAAGACTAAAGTTGATGTTGTGTGGCAGGATGGCAGCCGCTCATTTGGACTCGATTCACAAAATTTACTCCCTGCAACTGTTATAAATGCTTATGAATTCTTTCCTGAGCAGTTTGTGTTGGAAAAGGGAACTTGTGACAGTCCACTTATGTCTATCAGCCACAGATGGGGTGTTGTGCAGTCTGTGGATGCGAAGGAACAAACTGTAAAGGTCCAATGGAAAACTGATTCTGTGAGTGAAGCAAGCAATTTGGATGGAAACAGGCTGGAGGAAATTTTGAGTGCTTATGAATTGGCCGAGCACCCGGagttttcatattcttttgGTGATATTGTGTTTAGGTTAGTTAAGAACCAGTTTGGGGATTCAGCGGATAGTGATCATGCCACCTCAGAAACTGGCATGGGTGTGGAGTCTGTTTTGGAAGGCAAGAACTGCAGCAAGGATCAGAATCAGTACCCCAATGAGTCTTACCTATCTTATATTGGCAATGTGACGGGCTTTAAAGACGGTGTTGTTGAGGTGAGGTGGGCTACTGGTCTCGTAACCAAG GTTGCACCTTATGAGATATTTCGGAATGATAAGTACGAAGGCTCAACTGCAACTAATGTGCTCTATgaagaaaatgttgaggaatcaaATCAGGAGATAGTTGAACATAACAAATGGTCTTATAACCATAAAGGAAAG GATTTGTTGGATTCTGACGGTGCTggtgaaaattacaaaaagcaTTCGTGGGAGTTTGGTTCCTTTCCCCTTCCTCAAGCTGCCATTGGATTTTTCATTAACATTGCAACAGGCCTATTTGGATCTATTGGTTCAACTTCAGATTCACGCCCAGTTGTAACTGGGCTTATTACTGAAGGTGGAAATGAATCTAAAATTCTCCATGAGCAAGAAGTGCTGGAAACTTGCGAACTGTTGCAAACATTTAGAAAGACAAGTTCAGATCTTGAAGTGGAAGAGTCTCTGGATGCTGAAGCTGTTCGATTTTCAACCACCAGTGAGAACTCTGATCAGTTTAGGCAGTTTGATATGGTTGGTGATTGCTCAGACCATCACTTTCTTGGCGCTGACAAACGGTTGGCGTTGTCTCAG GTGAAAAGAGTTTGGTTGAAGAAGGTTCAGCAAGAATGGAGCATTCTAGAGAAAGATCTTCCTG AAACAATCTATGTCCGTGTCTTTGATGGAAGGATGGATCTATTGCGAGCAGCCATTGTTGGTGCACCTGGAACTCCATATCATGATGGGCTTTTCTTCTTTGATATTTTCCTTCCCACGGAGTATCCTTATGAACCACCT TTGGTGCACTACAATTCCGGTGGGCTCCGTGTCAACCCTAACTTGTATGAATCTGGAAAGGTCTGTCTCAGTCTTCTCAATACATGGACGGGTACAGGCTCTGAAGTATGGAGTCCAGGGCGCTCAACTATTCTTCAAGTTCTTCTCTCCCTCCAGGCCCTCGTACTTAATGAGAAGCCTTATTTCAATGAGGCAGGGTATGATAAGCAGATTGGAAGAGCTGAGGGAGAGAAAAACTCTGTAAGCTACAATGAAAATGCATTCCTTGTCACCTGCAAGTCCATGCTGTACCTACTACGAAAACCTCCTAAG CACTTCGAGGCATTAGTGGAAGAACACTTCAGGCGATGCGCAGAGTCTATTCTAATGGCTTGTAAGGCATATATGGAAGGAGCTCCAGTGGGCTATGCTTTTGGATGCGGAAAGGCCGAGGTTGAAAATATAAAGGGAAGTTCTAAGGGGTTCAAAATCATGGTTGCTAAGCTCGTGCCAAAGCTTGTGGAAGCATTTTCTGACAAGGGCATGGATTACAGCCACTTTTTTGAGCCTGAAAAATGA